The Elaeis guineensis isolate ETL-2024a chromosome 13, EG11, whole genome shotgun sequence genome includes a region encoding these proteins:
- the LOC140850832 gene encoding LOW QUALITY PROTEIN: bystin-like (The sequence of the model RefSeq protein was modified relative to this genomic sequence to represent the inferred CDS: inserted 1 base in 1 codon), with the protein MAGKKRKEQQQQTLRHREALDADDFVVSKKRARPPKDXQHQREDKLISSDLSSKILKEALQQQKEILQEDEERNPTPFSAVSGDPSAAFDSDTEDVDGFDGFSETQSQYDVGEVEIDEEDEKVLAAFMSSSAGPQPTLADLIIQKIKEKDATVTEARPLPKLDSGVIDLYRGVGKLLSRYTSGKIPKAFKHIPALEFWEDILYLTEPEHWSPNAMYQATRLFASNLSVKKVQHFYNLVLLPRVREDIKKNKRLHFALYQSLKKSLYKPAAFFKGILLPLCQSGTCNLREAVIIGSIIQKVSIPPLHSSAALMKLAEMEYCGTTSYFIKLFLDKKYALPYRVLDAVVAHFMRFLEDERIMPVIWHQSLLAFVQRYKNELEKKDKDNLVCLIQYQKHHLVTPEIRRELKNSRSRGEKEDDAMSISSVSIINKPIEEDRWNFPEVPMEED; encoded by the exons ATGGCGGGCAAGAAGAGAAAGGAACAGCAGCAACAAACCCTACGTCACCGGGAGGCTCTCGATGCCGACGATTTCGTTGTCTCCAAGAAGCGTGCTCGCCCTCCGAAAG GCCAACACCAGCGAGAAGACAAG TTGATCTCTTCTGATCTTAGCTCCAAGATCCTAAAGGAAGCCCTCCAACAGCAAAAGGAAATCCTTCAAGAAGACGAAGAGCGGAACCCCACTCCCTTCTCCGCCGTCTCCGGCGACCCCTCCGCCGCGTTCGACAGCGACACGGAAGACGTTGATGGCTTCGATGGGTTCTCCGAGACACAGAGCCAGTATGATGTCGGCGAG GTCGAAATCGATGAGGAGGATGAGAAGGTTTTGGCGGCGTTCATGTCCAGTAGTGCTGGTCCCCAGCCAACACTGGCGGATCTCATCATTCAGAAGATCAAAGAAAAGGATGCCACGGTTACCG AAGCACGACCCCTTCCTAAACTGGACAGTGGTGTCATAGACCTATACAGGGG GGTTGGCAAGCTGTTAAGTAGGTATACGAGTGGGAAAATTCCTAAGGCATTTAAACACATTCCAGCACTAGAATTTTGGGAAGATATATTATATCTAACAGAGCCAGAACATTGGTCTCCAAATGCAATGTATCAAGCAACAAGATTATTTGCTTCAAATTTGAGTGTGAAGAAAGTCCAGCATTTCTACAATCTTGTTCTACTCCCACGTGTGAGGGAGGACATCAAAAAGAATAAAAGACTGCATTTTGCTCTATATCAGTCACTGAAAAAGTCCCTCTATAAGCCAGCTGCCTTCTTCAAGGGAATTCTATTACCATTATGTCAG TCAGGGACATGCAATCTTCGAGAAGCAGTTATAATTGGAAGCATCATTCAAAAAGTTTCTATTCCTCCTCTTCATTCTAG TGCGGCTTTGATGAAGCTGGCAGAGATGGAATATTGTGGCACGACCAG TTATTTCATCAAGCTATTTTTAGACAAGAAATATGCCTTGCCATACCGAGTGCTTGATGCTGTTGTTGCACATTTTATGAGGTTCCTTGAGGATGAAAGAATCATGCCCGTAATATGGCACCAATCACTTCTTGCATTTGTGCAAAG GTACAAGAATGAATTGGAGAAGAAGGACAAGGATAATCTTGTTTGTCTAATTCAATACCAGAAACATCATTTG GTTACTCCTGAAATCCGTAGAGAGCTTAAAAATAGCCGAAGTCGCGGTGAAAAGGAGGACGATGCCATGTCAATAT CTTCTGTTTCCATTATCAATAAACCAATTGAGGAAGATAGGTGGAATTTCCCAGAAGTTCCTATGGAGGAGGATTAA